The following are encoded in a window of Lactobacillus acidophilus genomic DNA:
- a CDS encoding DUF4097 family beta strand repeat-containing protein, whose amino-acid sequence MKKFVALILGCITICGLYGCSKNSSQIINKTFSLPAYNRIEIDSANDDIKIISGKHYRVRYVGQNKLKPTIKVKNGVLVIDSPKKSTIINSNIFGSKNIKQTLTIEMPKKELKYLSVDTSNGDVSVDYLEVQKGTIDTSNGNVNLKNLITKKDFEIDTSNGTVKVGKSNVEGYALSTSNGSIVVKGENKSDEFEKNTSAKNVLSIDTSNGNIYVN is encoded by the coding sequence ATGAAAAAATTTGTAGCTTTAATATTGGGTTGTATAACGATTTGCGGACTTTATGGATGCAGTAAAAATAGTAGCCAAATAATTAATAAAACTTTTTCTTTACCTGCATATAATCGAATAGAAATCGATAGTGCAAATGATGATATAAAAATTATAAGCGGCAAACATTATCGTGTGCGTTATGTAGGTCAGAATAAGTTAAAACCAACTATAAAGGTAAAAAATGGAGTTTTGGTCATTGATTCACCAAAAAAATCAACAATTATTAATAGCAATATTTTTGGTAGCAAGAATATAAAGCAAACTCTCACGATCGAAATGCCAAAAAAAGAATTAAAGTATCTTTCCGTCGATACTTCTAATGGTGATGTATCAGTTGATTATCTGGAAGTTCAGAAGGGAACAATTGATACTTCAAACGGTAATGTTAATCTTAAAAATCTGATAACGAAAAAAGACTTCGAAATCGACACTTCAAACGGCACGGTAAAAGTTGGAAAGAGTAACGTCGAAGGATATGCTTTGTCCACTTCTAATGGCAGTATCGTCGTTAAAGGAGAGAATAAATCTGATGAATTTGAGAAGAATACAAGTGCTAAAAATGTGCTAAGTATCGATACCTCAAATGGTAATATTTACGTGAATTAA
- a CDS encoding cation:proton antiporter yields MHFLGELILILLTTVLLGQLFARFNMPAVIGQLLSGILLGPAILNWIHPNEIISLFSEFGVILLMFLAGLESDLDLLKKYFKLSFTVASVGVILPVIFMGLASYFFGMRPLEALFIGIVFAATSVSISVVVLQEANQLHTRAGTAILGAAVVDDILAVVVLSLFTTFSHEGGKSGLTNNFFLNILIEIVYFVVVWIIFKFIAPYFMKVSEKISVDYSVVIGSLVLALTMAWAADFVGLSAVVGAFFGGLAIRQTPQHKEVQSSVSAIGYSIFIPVFFADIGLSMTFASFIKDIWFIIVMTVLAVLSKFWAGKYSSEVFGFTKNEGNIVGAGMVSRGEVALIVAQIGITHNLFPEDIYSSLILVIIVTTVASPFILNHYIKKSKQDTEFM; encoded by the coding sequence ATGCATTTCTTAGGAGAATTAATTTTAATCCTGTTAACTACCGTATTGCTCGGGCAATTATTTGCTCGCTTCAATATGCCTGCAGTTATTGGACAATTACTTTCAGGAATTTTATTAGGACCAGCTATTTTAAATTGGATTCATCCGAATGAAATAATTAGTCTTTTTTCTGAATTTGGGGTCATTTTATTAATGTTCTTGGCCGGTCTTGAAAGTGACTTGGACTTGTTAAAGAAATACTTCAAATTAAGCTTTACGGTAGCCAGTGTTGGTGTTATTTTGCCAGTGATATTCATGGGTCTTGCCAGTTATTTCTTTGGCATGCGACCACTTGAAGCACTCTTTATTGGTATTGTTTTTGCGGCAACTAGTGTTTCAATTTCGGTCGTTGTGCTGCAAGAAGCAAATCAGCTTCATACACGTGCTGGTACAGCTATTTTAGGCGCTGCAGTAGTTGATGATATTTTGGCCGTTGTAGTTTTAAGTTTATTTACTACATTTAGTCATGAAGGTGGAAAAAGTGGTTTAACAAACAACTTTTTCCTCAACATTTTGATTGAAATCGTCTACTTTGTTGTAGTTTGGATAATTTTCAAATTTATAGCACCATACTTTATGAAAGTATCTGAAAAAATTTCTGTTGATTATTCCGTTGTCATTGGTTCATTGGTTTTAGCCTTGACGATGGCATGGGCAGCGGACTTTGTTGGTTTATCCGCTGTTGTAGGGGCGTTTTTTGGTGGTTTGGCAATTCGCCAAACGCCGCAACACAAAGAAGTACAATCTTCAGTTTCAGCAATCGGTTATTCAATCTTTATTCCAGTCTTCTTCGCTGACATTGGACTTTCAATGACTTTTGCTAGTTTCATTAAAGATATCTGGTTCATCATAGTTATGACTGTTTTAGCCGTTTTATCTAAGTTTTGGGCCGGAAAATATTCTAGCGAAGTATTTGGCTTTACTAAGAATGAAGGTAATATTGTCGGTGCCGGAATGGTTTCACGTGGTGAAGTTGCGTTAATTGTTGCGCAGATTGGGATCACTCATAACTTGTTCCCTGAAGATATTTATTCAAGTCTGATTTTGGTAATCATTGTAACGACTGTTGCTTCGCCATTTATCTTGAATCACTACATTAAGAAAAGTAAGCAAGATACCGAATTTATGTAA
- a CDS encoding heavy metal translocating P-type ATPase has protein sequence MKRQWKFIVVLIAGVISLILEFGIHAPTLFTTPILGLHMNPQAIIIDILGIWISVILLMEIFEDWKSGRYGVDILAVIAIVSTILINNYWAEWMILVMSTGGETLEDYATGQASKELRSLLNNTPRIANKLVNGKITEVNVNDLKIGDIVLIKPGQQVPVDGEIVKGMSSFDQSSLTGESVPVSKKPGDNLMSGSVNGDAAVEMKVTKEAKDSEYQSIVALVKSSQAQPAKFVKMADRYAVPFTIISLIIGGVAWAVSGDATRFAEVMVVASPCPLLIAAPVALVSGMSSMSAHHIIVKSGPTLEKLSRAKTFAFDKTGTLTENQLVVDQIVPADNSISKNELQGLAASVEQQSSHVIASSLVKATNKDLIKPVTNLTETTAQGVEGDVNGKHVKVGKLKFVAPDHEKINVSSTAVFVSINDKFAGYITLMDKMRPETPATIAKLRKQGAEDIMMLTGDHKQVAEKVGKEAGITDIRADLLPSEKIKAIKEVPKDLRPVVMTGDGVNDAPSLTAADVGIAMGAKGATAASESADAVIMVNDLSKVNNAVAIAKHTMKVANIDVLTAIGVVIIIELIAFTGVIPAFWGAILQEVVDMITISLGLLAKTKPSKKQFGLEE, from the coding sequence ATGAAGCGTCAATGGAAATTTATTGTCGTTTTAATTGCCGGGGTAATAAGTTTAATTTTGGAATTTGGCATACATGCTCCAACTTTGTTTACCACACCAATCTTAGGCTTACATATGAATCCTCAAGCAATTATTATTGACATCCTCGGTATCTGGATTTCTGTTATCTTACTTATGGAAATATTTGAAGATTGGAAATCTGGTCGTTACGGTGTTGATATCCTTGCAGTTATTGCAATTGTTTCTACTATTTTGATTAACAATTACTGGGCTGAATGGATGATTTTGGTAATGTCTACTGGTGGTGAAACACTTGAAGACTACGCTACAGGTCAAGCTAGCAAGGAACTTCGCTCTTTATTAAACAATACTCCTCGTATTGCTAATAAATTAGTTAACGGTAAGATCACTGAAGTTAACGTTAATGATTTAAAGATCGGTGATATCGTTTTAATAAAGCCGGGACAACAAGTTCCCGTTGATGGTGAAATTGTTAAAGGAATGTCAAGCTTTGACCAATCATCACTTACTGGTGAATCCGTTCCGGTATCTAAAAAGCCAGGAGACAATCTAATGTCTGGCTCAGTTAACGGTGATGCAGCTGTAGAGATGAAAGTAACTAAAGAAGCCAAAGACTCAGAATATCAGTCTATCGTTGCCTTGGTTAAATCTTCTCAAGCTCAACCAGCTAAGTTCGTTAAAATGGCTGACCGTTATGCTGTTCCATTCACTATTATTTCTTTGATTATTGGTGGTGTGGCTTGGGCCGTATCAGGCGATGCAACAAGATTTGCGGAAGTTATGGTTGTTGCTTCCCCTTGTCCACTTTTGATCGCTGCACCTGTTGCTTTAGTCAGTGGTATGAGCTCAATGTCAGCTCACCATATTATTGTAAAGTCCGGTCCAACTCTTGAGAAATTGTCTCGTGCTAAGACATTTGCCTTTGATAAGACTGGTACTTTAACTGAAAACCAGTTGGTAGTTGATCAAATCGTACCAGCTGATAATTCTATTTCTAAAAATGAATTACAAGGATTAGCTGCCAGTGTCGAACAACAATCAAGTCACGTTATTGCTAGTTCACTTGTTAAAGCAACTAATAAAGATTTAATTAAACCCGTAACTAATTTAACCGAAACTACTGCTCAAGGTGTTGAGGGTGATGTTAACGGGAAGCACGTTAAAGTGGGTAAACTAAAATTCGTTGCGCCTGATCATGAAAAGATTAACGTCAGCTCTACTGCAGTATTTGTATCAATTAATGATAAATTTGCTGGTTACATCACTTTAATGGATAAAATGCGTCCAGAAACTCCTGCTACAATTGCTAAACTTCGCAAGCAAGGTGCTGAAGACATTATGATGCTTACCGGTGACCATAAGCAAGTTGCCGAAAAAGTTGGTAAAGAAGCTGGTATTACTGACATTCGTGCCGACCTTTTACCATCAGAGAAGATTAAAGCAATTAAGGAAGTTCCTAAAGATTTACGTCCTGTCGTAATGACCGGTGATGGTGTTAATGATGCGCCTAGTTTAACTGCTGCTGATGTGGGTATCGCAATGGGTGCTAAAGGTGCAACGGCTGCCAGTGAGAGTGCTGATGCCGTTATTATGGTTAACGATTTGTCTAAGGTTAATAATGCGGTAGCTATTGCAAAGCACACAATGAAAGTTGCAAATATCGATGTTTTAACTGCCATTGGCGTTGTTATAATTATCGAACTAATTGCCTTTACTGGTGTCATTCCTGCTTTCTGGGGAGCTATCTTACAAGAAGTTGTTGATATGATTACTATTAGTTTGGGACTTCTTGCTAAGACTAAGCCAAGTAAAAAGCAATTTGGACTTGAAGAGTAA
- the cbpB gene encoding cyclic-di-AMP-binding protein CbpB, with protein sequence MFSPSIQHLIEEKSGSFVIPASRIAFVQDDNPLYHAFLILTKVKYSKIPVLDKDKKVVGLLSLSMITDKMLTTDDISIKALYDLKVKDVMQTKFDKINFVQTTLETQLHLLIDNAFLPIVDDRGVFQGLLTRREWIKAFNYVVHTYDQHYESKEKISK encoded by the coding sequence ATGTTTTCACCATCAATTCAACATTTAATTGAAGAAAAATCTGGTTCATTCGTCATACCTGCCAGTCGTATCGCATTTGTTCAAGATGATAATCCACTTTATCACGCCTTTTTAATCCTTACCAAAGTTAAATATTCTAAAATTCCAGTTTTAGATAAAGATAAAAAAGTTGTTGGATTATTGAGTTTATCAATGATTACTGACAAAATGCTTACAACTGATGATATTTCAATAAAAGCTTTATATGATCTTAAAGTTAAAGATGTCATGCAAACCAAGTTTGATAAAATAAATTTTGTTCAAACAACACTTGAAACCCAACTACATCTACTGATCGACAATGCATTTTTGCCGATCGTTGATGATCGCGGTGTTTTTCAAGGACTTCTTACACGTCGAGAATGGATAAAGGCTTTTAACTACGTTGTCCATACTTATGATCAACATTATGAATCTAAAGAGAAAATTTCAAAGTAG
- a CDS encoding YncE family protein: MKKIVQTILHLVLILLILAGIGAGGYYGYQWWQKEQMLKERPKVITTKDGTSISPAWHNWNNYQKTLRQNYSFINKVSNYVPPMTWDGKDVVIPGLISTKSYDFVTKKYDTTAAMTPQGIAVVSKYILLTAYDGNHTHASVIYVLDKKSGKYIKTIQVSGRPHLGGIAYDPVAKNIWVTSKMGKSSALASFSLKEMKAYKAGSQMPIKYNHQIAIPAVEKASTVTYYDGQLFVGFFNMYGRGKVAAYTIARSGKNKGSITNNEIKSVTGTLQWSDPTGETTMDKQIQGIAIYQDKIFLSQSYGSKNSKLYVFPTTALNNLDEKNAELIIELPPYLEQITAYKGQLLCVFESGSKIYARPDIMVMDRILSLNINALFGS; the protein is encoded by the coding sequence TTGAAGAAAATAGTCCAGACTATATTACATTTGGTTTTAATACTACTAATTTTAGCTGGAATAGGGGCAGGTGGTTATTACGGCTATCAATGGTGGCAAAAAGAGCAAATGTTAAAAGAACGTCCTAAAGTTATAACGACTAAGGATGGAACTAGCATTAGTCCAGCTTGGCATAATTGGAATAATTATCAAAAAACATTAAGGCAAAATTATTCCTTTATTAATAAAGTGTCAAATTATGTACCACCTATGACATGGGATGGAAAAGATGTAGTTATCCCTGGTCTTATTTCTACTAAAAGTTACGATTTTGTGACTAAAAAGTACGATACTACAGCTGCTATGACGCCACAAGGAATAGCGGTAGTAAGTAAGTATATTTTGCTCACAGCTTATGATGGCAATCATACACACGCATCTGTCATTTATGTTTTGGATAAAAAGTCTGGTAAATATATTAAGACAATTCAGGTTTCTGGAAGACCACATTTAGGTGGAATCGCATATGATCCAGTAGCTAAAAATATTTGGGTTACCAGTAAAATGGGAAAATCGTCTGCTTTAGCTTCATTTTCATTAAAAGAAATGAAAGCTTATAAAGCCGGCAGTCAGATGCCGATAAAATATAATCACCAGATTGCTATCCCCGCTGTAGAAAAGGCTTCAACAGTTACGTATTATGATGGACAATTATTTGTAGGCTTTTTTAACATGTATGGTCGCGGAAAAGTTGCTGCATATACAATTGCTAGAAGTGGAAAAAATAAGGGGTCTATTACCAATAACGAAATTAAGTCTGTTACAGGTACACTTCAGTGGTCAGATCCGACAGGAGAAACAACGATGGACAAGCAGATTCAAGGAATTGCCATATATCAGGATAAAATATTCTTAAGTCAATCCTATGGTAGTAAAAATTCTAAATTGTATGTTTTTCCAACGACCGCTTTAAATAATCTTGATGAAAAAAATGCGGAGTTGATTATAGAGTTACCACCATATTTAGAGCAAATCACTGCTTATAAGGGACAATTACTTTGTGTTTTTGAATCAGGCTCTAAAATATATGCTCGCCCTGACATTATGGTAATGGATCGAATTCTGTCGTTAAATATCAATGCTTTATTTGGTAGTTAG
- a CDS encoding teichoic acid D-Ala incorporation-associated protein DltX, with product MENKTKVDSRGKRIGMFVLKTLVYFGILMALIYLYEYSGLTSVHFIYNEF from the coding sequence ATGGAAAATAAAACAAAAGTAGACTCTCGAGGCAAACGAATTGGTATGTTTGTCTTAAAGACACTTGTTTATTTTGGCATCCTGATGGCTCTTATCTATTTGTATGAATACAGTGGACTCACTTCAGTGCACTTTATTTACAACGAATTTTAG
- the dltA gene encoding D-alanine--poly(phosphoribitol) ligase subunit DltA, translating to MIQDVIKRIDEIAENEPDRVVYDYLGETNTYGDLKKRSNAWAHKIASMDIPEHAPIMIWGGQTFEMIASFLGCVKSGHAYIPIASYSNAERLTMIQDVSKSPMVLEIDPLPDVNLDGIKVLKANEVEDGDFTVDESNFVEGDENYYIIFTSGTTGKPKGVQISHDNLLSFVNWELSDFNLPEHPSFLAQAPYSFDLSVMSLYPALVSAGKLVVLPHDVTQNFGQLFQTLPKMQFNVWVSTPSFAQMCFLDKTFDAEHHPDLTHFLFCGEELPHSEADMLKKKFPESHIFNTYGPTETTVAVTQVEITDEILEKYDRLPIGRVKEDTKITIDTSKGDKPGEGEIIISGPSVSKGYMNNPEKTEAAFFQNEGDKYRSYRSGDAGFFDGDMLFYRGRIDFQIKFNGYRIELEEINFYLSKNEFVRYGVAAPKYNKDHTVKQIVAEIELKHGVRRKYSDAQLTKLIREDLAKNVMPYMIPQRYVYQDTLPISQNGKVDIKAVIKEVNK from the coding sequence ATGATTCAAGATGTTATTAAGAGAATTGACGAGATAGCTGAAAATGAACCAGATCGTGTAGTTTACGATTATCTCGGTGAAACCAATACATATGGTGACCTTAAGAAGCGTTCAAACGCTTGGGCACACAAGATTGCTAGTATGGATATCCCAGAACATGCACCAATCATGATCTGGGGTGGTCAAACATTTGAAATGATTGCTAGTTTCTTAGGTTGTGTTAAATCAGGCCACGCATATATTCCAATTGCAAGTTATTCAAATGCTGAACGTTTAACAATGATTCAAGATGTTTCAAAATCACCTATGGTTTTGGAAATTGATCCATTGCCAGACGTTAATTTAGACGGCATCAAGGTACTTAAAGCTAATGAAGTTGAAGATGGCGACTTTACAGTTGATGAAAGTAATTTCGTTGAAGGCGACGAAAATTACTATATTATCTTTACTTCAGGTACTACTGGTAAGCCAAAGGGTGTACAAATCAGTCATGATAATTTGTTGAGTTTTGTAAACTGGGAATTATCAGATTTTAATTTGCCAGAACACCCAAGCTTTTTGGCACAAGCTCCATACTCATTTGACTTGTCAGTTATGAGCCTTTATCCTGCACTTGTTTCAGCAGGAAAGCTTGTTGTTTTACCACATGATGTTACGCAAAACTTTGGTCAATTGTTCCAAACTTTACCAAAAATGCAATTTAATGTTTGGGTATCAACTCCATCATTTGCACAAATGTGTTTCTTAGATAAAACCTTTGATGCAGAACATCATCCAGACTTAACTCACTTCTTATTCTGTGGTGAAGAATTACCACATAGTGAAGCTGATATGCTTAAGAAGAAGTTCCCAGAAAGTCATATTTTTAATACTTACGGTCCTACTGAAACTACAGTTGCTGTGACTCAAGTAGAGATCACTGATGAAATACTTGAAAAGTATGATCGTCTACCAATTGGTAGAGTAAAAGAAGACACTAAGATTACTATTGATACTTCAAAGGGAGATAAGCCTGGCGAAGGTGAAATCATTATCAGTGGTCCTAGCGTTTCAAAAGGGTACATGAATAACCCTGAAAAGACCGAAGCTGCTTTCTTCCAAAATGAGGGCGACAAGTATCGCAGCTACCGTAGTGGAGATGCTGGATTCTTTGATGGTGATATGCTATTTTATCGCGGTAGAATCGACTTCCAAATCAAGTTCAATGGTTACAGAATCGAACTTGAAGAAATTAATTTCTACTTGTCAAAGAATGAATTTGTACGTTATGGTGTCGCAGCACCTAAATACAATAAAGATCATACTGTAAAGCAAATTGTTGCTGAAATCGAATTGAAGCATGGCGTTCGTCGTAAGTATTCTGATGCACAACTTACTAAGTTGATTCGTGAAGACTTAGCTAAGAACGTGATGCCTTACATGATTCCACAGCGTTATGTTTACCAAGATACATTACCAATTTCTCAAAACGGTAAGGTGGATATTAAGGCAGTTATTAAGGAGGTTAATAAGTAG
- the dltB gene encoding D-alanyl-lipoteichoic acid biosynthesis protein DltB, which yields MNFNFINLQPYSNPQYFVYLMIALIPIIIGLYYGHRLKTYEAIFSIVFLFLIFDGSHWQQGVNLLIWLVYEFALTFAYQYYRHHGKNKTWVFSLAVILAIIPLAAVKYLTAFPLNSINFVIGFLGISYVTFKTVQVIMEMRDGAIKKVDPVTYARFLLFFPTISSGPIDRYRRFKKDYDKVPTRDAYITDLQYAVRYLFQGFLYKFIIGWFFGTYWLPKISAAALAVGNANGGLKLSWWLLAYMYCYSMYLFFDFAGYSLFAVSISYFMGIHTPMNFNKPFISKNIKDFWNRWHITLSFWFRDYIYMRFTFFAMKKKLFKNRIRLSQVSYFLLFLIMGFWHGLTWYYIVYGIFHATAICVNDMWLRFKRKHKKQIPHNKFTEWFAIFLTFNMVCFSFLIFSGFLSQLWFGWK from the coding sequence GTGAATTTTAATTTCATTAACTTACAACCTTACTCAAATCCGCAATATTTTGTTTACTTGATGATCGCGTTAATTCCTATTATTATTGGACTTTACTATGGTCATCGTCTCAAGACATATGAAGCGATTTTCTCAATTGTTTTCTTATTCTTGATTTTTGACGGTAGTCACTGGCAACAAGGTGTAAACTTGCTAATCTGGCTGGTTTATGAATTTGCTTTGACGTTTGCTTATCAGTATTATCGTCATCATGGTAAAAATAAGACTTGGGTATTTAGCTTGGCTGTAATTTTAGCGATTATTCCGCTGGCTGCAGTTAAGTATTTGACCGCATTCCCACTTAATTCAATCAACTTTGTTATTGGATTTTTAGGTATTTCTTACGTAACTTTCAAAACAGTGCAAGTTATTATGGAAATGCGTGACGGTGCGATTAAGAAGGTGGATCCTGTAACCTATGCAAGATTCTTACTCTTCTTCCCAACTATTTCATCAGGTCCTATTGATCGATATCGTAGATTTAAGAAAGATTACGATAAAGTTCCTACAAGAGACGCATATATTACAGATTTACAATATGCTGTAAGATATTTGTTCCAAGGATTTTTATACAAATTTATTATTGGTTGGTTCTTTGGTACTTATTGGCTTCCTAAGATTAGTGCCGCTGCTTTAGCGGTGGGAAATGCTAATGGTGGTTTGAAGTTATCATGGTGGCTTCTTGCTTACATGTATTGCTACAGTATGTACCTGTTCTTTGACTTTGCAGGTTACTCACTATTTGCTGTATCAATTTCATACTTCATGGGTATTCATACCCCAATGAACTTCAACAAACCATTTATTTCTAAGAATATTAAAGACTTCTGGAACCGTTGGCACATTACACTTTCATTCTGGTTCCGTGATTATATCTACATGCGATTCACTTTCTTTGCAATGAAAAAAAAGTTGTTTAAGAATCGTATTAGATTGTCACAGGTATCATATTTCCTATTATTCTTGATAATGGGATTCTGGCATGGGTTAACATGGTATTATATTGTTTATGGTATATTCCATGCCACTGCTATCTGTGTCAACGATATGTGGCTAAGATTTAAGAGAAAGCATAAGAAACAAATTCCACATAACAAGTTTACTGAATGGTTTGCCATTTTCTTAACTTTCAATATGGTATGTTTCAGTTTCTTGATTTTCTCAGGATTCCTTAGTCAATTGTGGTTTGGCTGGAAGTAA
- the dltC gene encoding D-alanine--poly(phosphoribitol) ligase subunit DltC, which produces MDTKQGVLDILNDLTGEDLSDQMDENIFDNGLMDSMASVQMLLSLQEKFDIDVPVSEFNREEWDTPNKIVAKVESLENE; this is translated from the coding sequence ATGGACACTAAACAAGGCGTATTAGACATTTTAAACGATTTAACTGGTGAAGATTTATCAGATCAAATGGATGAAAACATCTTTGATAATGGTTTGATGGACTCAATGGCAAGTGTACAAATGCTTTTGAGTTTACAAGAAAAATTTGATATTGATGTTCCTGTATCAGAATTTAATCGTGAAGAATGGGACACTCCTAACAAGATTGTTGCAAAGGTGGAAAGCTTAGAAAATGAGTAA
- the dltD gene encoding D-alanyl-lipoteichoic acid biosynthesis protein DltD, which produces MSNKRRLWQIFGPVLCAFILLLVVFLIPWERTFSKQTIYEAAASQNSTVFKGSTMKQEAYKDGYVPFYGSSELSRFDPLHPSVIAEKYHRNYRPFLLGGPGSQSLAQFLGMQGTTKQLKNKKAVVIISPQWFTKKGQDPNAFALYYSPLQACNFLLSAKNNKTDRYAAKRLLDMPDVKGEIRNSLKQIAAGKKLTTFERFYLENRRRMLRNEDNFFSSFQLRDRVNKIQNRAKVLPNTYSVAALNKVAEEQAAAHTTSNNLGIDNTFYRTRLPRKVLKRLKGSQRHFDYVRSVEYGDFQLMLEQFAKQHTNVLFIIPPINGKWMKYTGLSQKMYQESVAKIEQQLTSQGFENIADLSKRGNEKYFMQDTIHLGWKGWVAVDQAVRPFMKLPNERYNYDMSNYYFSKKWQNKDNVKRVNLNNKDRLKVK; this is translated from the coding sequence ATGAGTAATAAACGCCGGCTGTGGCAAATTTTTGGCCCAGTTCTTTGCGCTTTTATCCTTTTATTAGTTGTATTTCTTATTCCCTGGGAAAGAACTTTTTCTAAGCAAACTATCTATGAAGCAGCTGCCTCACAAAATAGTACTGTATTTAAGGGCAGTACAATGAAGCAAGAAGCTTATAAAGATGGTTATGTACCATTCTATGGTTCAAGTGAATTGTCTAGATTTGATCCACTTCACCCTAGTGTTATTGCTGAAAAGTATCACAGAAATTACCGTCCATTTCTTCTAGGTGGACCAGGTAGTCAATCTTTGGCTCAATTCTTGGGGATGCAGGGTACAACTAAACAGCTTAAAAACAAAAAGGCTGTAGTGATTATTTCACCACAATGGTTTACCAAGAAAGGCCAAGATCCTAATGCATTTGCTTTATATTATTCACCACTTCAAGCATGTAACTTCTTGTTAAGTGCTAAGAATAATAAGACTGATCGTTATGCTGCTAAGCGTCTGCTTGATATGCCAGATGTAAAGGGTGAAATTAGAAACAGTCTTAAGCAAATTGCTGCAGGTAAAAAGCTAACTACTTTTGAAAGATTTTATTTAGAAAATCGTCGTAGAATGTTACGTAACGAAGATAACTTCTTTAGTTCATTCCAATTACGCGATCGTGTAAATAAGATTCAAAATAGAGCTAAAGTATTACCTAATACTTATTCTGTAGCTGCTTTGAACAAGGTGGCTGAAGAACAGGCTGCAGCACATACTACTTCAAATAACTTGGGAATTGACAATACTTTCTATAGAACTCGTTTGCCTAGAAAGGTATTAAAGAGACTCAAGGGTAGTCAACGTCACTTTGATTACGTTAGATCTGTTGAATATGGCGACTTCCAGTTAATGCTGGAACAATTTGCCAAGCAACATACTAATGTGTTGTTCATTATTCCACCAATTAATGGTAAGTGGATGAAGTATACTGGTTTATCACAAAAAATGTATCAAGAATCAGTTGCTAAAATTGAACAACAATTGACTAGTCAAGGTTTTGAAAATATTGCAGATCTTTCTAAACGTGGTAATGAAAAGTACTTCATGCAAGATACTATTCACCTTGGTTGGAAAGGCTGGGTAGCTGTTGATCAAGCTGTTAGACCATTTATGAAGTTGCCTAACGAACGTTACAACTATGATATGTCTAACTACTACTTCTCAAAGAAGTGGCAGAATAAAGATAACGTTAAACGTGTAAATTTAAATAATAAAGATCGTTTAAAAGTGAAGTAG